The following is a genomic window from Streptomyces sp. NBC_01381.
ATCGCCAGGGCGCCGTCCGTGCCGGGGTGCGGGTGCAGCCACTCGTCGGCGAACTTGGCGTTGTCGGCGTAGTCCGGCGCGACGACCACGACCTTCTGGCCCCGGTAACGCGCCTCGGCCATCCAGTGCGCGTCGGGGGTGCGCGTGACGGGGACGTTCGAGCCCCACATCATCAGATACGCGGCGTCCCACCAGTCGCCCGACTCCGGTACGTCGGTCTGGTCGCCGAAGACCTGCGGCGAGGCCACGGGAAGGTCCGCGTACCAGTCGTAGAAGGAGAGCATGGGCGCGCCGATCAGCGACATGAAGCGGGCGCCCGCGGCGTGCGACACCATCGACATCGCGGGGATGGGGGAGAAGCCGGCGACGCGGTCGGGGCCGTACTTCTTGATGGTGTGGACGTGCGCCGCCGCGATGATCTCGACGGCCTCGTCCCACGTGGCTCGCACCAACCCGCCCTTGCCGCGCGCCTGTTGATAGGCGCGGCGGCGCTCGGGATCGTCCTGGATGTCCGCCCACGCGAGGACCGGATCCTTCAGCCGGGACTTGGCCTCGCGGTACATCTCCAGGAGGACGCCGCGCAGATACGGGTAGCGGACGCGGGTGGGGGAGTACGTGTACCAGGAGAAGGCCGCGCCGCGGGGGCAGCCGCGGGGCTCGTACTCGGGGCGGTCGGGGCCGACGGACGGGTAGTCGGTCTGCTGGGTCTCCCAGGTGATGATGCCGTCCTTGACGTACACCTTCCAGCGGCAGGAGCCGGTGCAGTTCACGCCGTGCGTCGAGTTCACGACCTTGTCGTGGCTCCACCGGTCGCGGTAGAAGGCGTCCGCGTCCCTGCCGCCGGTCAGCGCCACGCTGTGCAGGTCGGGGGCGGCGGTGCCGCGGCGGAAGAACTTCCCCGCGCGCAGCAGCACCGCGGCGGGCTCGGTCGTCTCAGTCACCCTGGAGCTCCCTAGGTCTGCCTTTCAACGAACCTAGGTGCGGGTGGTACGGGACACCTGTCTGCCGCCGCCGTACGGGTTGTCCGCGGACGGCCGGGCATTACCCCGGACGTAATCGACCGGCCGGCGCGGGCACGCCACAGTGATGTCACCGGGCCCGGTCCGGCGCACTCCGGTCCGGGACCCGGGTTCCTTGCCCCGCTCTCCCCCCTTGCTTGGAGGCCGACCCGTCATGTCCACATACGCCCTCACCACCCTCGCCCGCACGACCGACCCGAAGACGATGCTGCGCCGCTTCCTCGCCCTGGACGCGGTCGTGACCACCGCGAACGGCATCGCGTACGCCGTCGCCGCGGGCCCGCTCGGGCGCTTCCTCGGCGTCGACACCGGGCTGCTGCTCGGACTCGGCGTCTTCCTCACCGTCTACGGGGCGGCCGTCGGCTTCCTCGCCGCCCGCAAGAGTCCGCCGTCGCTGCCCGTCCGGGCGGTGGTCGAGGCCAACGCCGTCTGGGCGGTGCTCAGCGTCGTCGCGCTCGTCGCATGGCTCTCGCCCAGTACGGCGGGGGCCGTGTGGACCCTGCTGCAGGCCGTGACGGTCGGCGGATTCGCGGTGCTGCAGTACGCGGCGCTGCGGGCGGCGGGCCCCGGCCGCTAGGGCTGGTGGGTCTGCAGGTATTTGACCGTCGCCGGGTCGGCCGGGAGCAGCGTCTCGATGGCCAGCTCGGCGACCGTCACGTCCATGGGGGTGTTGAACGTGGAGATCGACGAGATGAAGGAGAGGACGTGCCCGTCGTGCTCGACCCGCAGGGGCAGCGCGAAGTAGGGCACGTCCGTGCCGGCCTCGAAGGCGTCCACCCCCGGATCCGCCACCGGGTACGCGGCCACCTCCTCGTACACCGCGCGCAGCGCGTCCGAGCGCTGCAGGGCGATCTGCCGTTCCATCTGGTGCAGCAGATGCCCCCGCCACTCCCGCAGATTGCGGATCCGGGGCGCGAGGCCCTCGGGGTGGAGGGTGAGCCGCATCGCGTTCAGGGGCGGCGCCAGGAGATGCTCGGGGACGCCTTCGAGGAGCATCGCCAGGCTGCGGTTGGCCGTGATCACGTCGTACGTCGCGTCGACGACCAGGGCCGGATAGGGCTCGTAGCCGGTCAGGAGCTGTTCCAGGCCCTCGCGCAGCGGGCCCATCGACGGGTCGTCGAGGGGGGTCTGCCGGAAACGGGGGGCGTAACCGGCCGCCAGGAGCAGGGAGTTGCGGTCCCGCATCGGCACGTCGAGGTGGTCGGCGAGACGCAGCAGGGTCTCCTCGCTCGGTCGTGACCTGCCCGTCTCGATGAAGCTGATGTGCCGCGCCGACGAGTCAGCGCGCAGGGCAAGGTCCAGCTGGCTGACCTTGCGCCGCTCGCGCCAGCCGCGCAGGAGGGGGCCGACTCCGGACGTGGGATTCGCCTGTGCGGGCGCGGCAGTTGTCATACTCAGACGGTAATCGATGGGTCCGACACGCTCCGGAGGGTACGGGCCGACCGGGCCTGTCGGTGGCCGCCGCCGAGGCCGGGCGGAGCTCGGGGCCAGGGCGGGCGGACGCGTGCTGTGGCAGGGTGAGAAACGTACGTACATTCGCCGGTCCCGCGGCCGTACACCGTACGCCGTACGACCCGGAGCCCGACCCGGAAGGAGCGCGGCCATGCCTGTCGAACCGCTGTCACAGAAGGAGGTCGAGGAACGGCTCGCCGAACTTCCCGGCTGGTCCCTCGACGGCGACCGGATCACCCGCTCCTACCGCCTCGGCTCGCACTTCGCGGCCGCCGCGATGGTCGTGCACATCGCGCAGATCCAGGAGGAGCTCGGCCACCACTCCGACCTGACGCTCGGCTACAACTCCGTCGCCCTCTCCGTGAACACCCACAGCGCGGGCGGCGCGATCACCGGCCTCGACTTCGAACTGGCCCGCAGGGTCGAGGAGTTGGCGCCGGGTCACGGGGCGGCCTGAATACCGATGCTGGACTACGGCAAGGAAGCAGTCCGCTACGACGCGTCGCGCGGCGGTGAGCCACGCGCCGCGGCCGCTGCCGCAGCGGTCCTGGGCCTGGTGCCTTCCCGGACCCGCACCCTGCTGGACGTGGCCTGCGGCACGGGCCTGGTCACCCGGCGGCTTTCCCGCCCTGGCCTGCGGGTGACCGGCGTGGACGCGGCGGACGGCATGGCGCGGATGGCGGCGGCGCGGGTCCCGGGATCCGTGGTGCTCGGGGACAGCCGTCAACTGCCCTTCCCCGACGCCTCGTTCGACGCCGTGAGCACGGTCTGGCTGCTGCATCTGCTGCCCGGAGCCGACGAGACGGCCGTGGTCGTCGCCGAGTGCGCGCGGGTGCTGCGGCCCGGCGGCGTCTATGTCACGACCGTCGACAAGGCCGCCTCGCACGACGTGGGCAGCGACATCGACGCCGTGCTCGCCGGACGTCCGGTGCGCACCGCCCCCGACCGCGCGGACACGGTGCGCTCGCACGCGGCGGCGCACGGCCTGACGGGGGAGGGGCGGGCCCGGTTCCGCGGGCACGGCCAGGGGCGCTCGCCGCGCGGCACCGTCGATGACCTGCACCGCGGCTGGTTCACCATGCTGGCCCCGGACTCGCCCCTGACCGCAGGGTTCGCGGCCCGCCTCGCGGAGCTGCCGGACCAGGAAGTCCCGCGCGCCGACCCGGAGTTCACGCTCCTGTCGTTCAGGAAGCAACCGGCGGTCACCGCCCCATAAGTTCCGCACGACGGTTTGCTGAAACGGCAAGGCTGCTTGGCGAGTGGCGCCCCGAAGCGCAGGCTGGGGACCGATCCCACCCACCCCTGAGCACACCGAAGGCGGCGGCAGCGAAGATGGCCCACGACCACGACGACACTCACCAGCACGGCCACGGCCACGGCCACGGCCACGGTCACCACCACCACGACGACATCGACTGGGCGGCGATGGGCCCCATGCTGGAGCGGCAGGCGGAGCTCGCCGCGCCGCAGAACCGCGAGATCGCCGCGTGGCTGCGCGACTGGCAGCCGGAGCCGTCCCTGATCGCGGACGTGGGCGGCGGCTCGGGCAGCATCTCCTTCCTGCTCGCCGAGGTCTTCCCCAAGGCCGCTGTGATCACCGTGGACCCGGCGGAGCCGCTCCTGGAGCGGGCCAGGGAGCGCGCCGCCCGCGAGGGCCTGACGGACCGCGTAAGCACCCGCAGGGCGGAACTGCCCGAGGGCATCGGCGAACTGCCGCCCGCCGACCTCCTCTGGATCGGCCGTGCCCTGCACCACGTGGGCGACCAGCAGGCGGCGCTCGCCGCGCTCGCGGACCGCCTGGCGCCGGGCGGCGCCCTTGCCCTCCTCGAAGGCGGCCTCAATCCCCGCAGCCTGCCCCGCGACATCGGCTTCGGCCGCCCCGGCCTGCAGACCCGCTTCGACCTGGCCGACGAGAAGTGGTTCACGCAGATGCGCGCGGACCTGCCGGGCGCCAAGTCGGTCACGGAGGACTGGCCCGCGCTCCTGACCGAGGCGGGCCTGCGCCACGTGGGCACCCGCTCCTTCCTCCTCGACCTCCCGGCCCCCCTGCCCGCCGACGCCCGCACCCACCTCATCGGCGAACTCACCCGCCGCCGCGAGATGCACGCGGACACCCTCGACGCCGGCGACCTCGCCACGGTCGACCGCCTCCTGGACGAGAACGACGACCAGAGCCTGCACCACCGGCCGGATGTGTTCCTGCTGTCCGTGCAGACGGTGCATGTGGGGGTCAAGGGCTAGCTGGGCAGTGGCCGGGGCGGGCGTACAGGGTGACGCGCCAGCCCCGGTCGCTCCGGGTGTGGCATTGCTCGAAGTGGTCCTTCAGGACGTCGCGTTTCACGGTCTCCCGCGGGATCTGGTCGACGGGATCGCGCGAGGGGTCGGTGACGAAGACGATCCGGGTCCGCGTGAGCATCCGGGCCCGGATGACATCGGCGCCGACCTCGGTGCCGTACAAGGTGTGCGAAGGGGCGGGACGCCGATCGAGGGCGAGATCGTCGAGCTCCGCGACGGCCTGCGGGTGCGGCAGGGACCAGACCCGGCGGCGCAGCGGCATG
Proteins encoded in this region:
- a CDS encoding helix-turn-helix domain-containing protein gives rise to the protein MTTAAPAQANPTSGVGPLLRGWRERRKVSQLDLALRADSSARHISFIETGRSRPSEETLLRLADHLDVPMRDRNSLLLAAGYAPRFRQTPLDDPSMGPLREGLEQLLTGYEPYPALVVDATYDVITANRSLAMLLEGVPEHLLAPPLNAMRLTLHPEGLAPRIRNLREWRGHLLHQMERQIALQRSDALRAVYEEVAAYPVADPGVDAFEAGTDVPYFALPLRVEHDGHVLSFISSISTFNTPMDVTVAELAIETLLPADPATVKYLQTHQP
- a CDS encoding 4a-hydroxytetrahydrobiopterin dehydratase — its product is MPVEPLSQKEVEERLAELPGWSLDGDRITRSYRLGSHFAAAAMVVHIAQIQEELGHHSDLTLGYNSVALSVNTHSAGGAITGLDFELARRVEELAPGHGAA
- a CDS encoding class I SAM-dependent methyltransferase, which produces MLDYGKEAVRYDASRGGEPRAAAAAAAVLGLVPSRTRTLLDVACGTGLVTRRLSRPGLRVTGVDAADGMARMAAARVPGSVVLGDSRQLPFPDASFDAVSTVWLLHLLPGADETAVVVAECARVLRPGGVYVTTVDKAASHDVGSDIDAVLAGRPVRTAPDRADTVRSHAAAHGLTGEGRARFRGHGQGRSPRGTVDDLHRGWFTMLAPDSPLTAGFAARLAELPDQEVPRADPEFTLLSFRKQPAVTAP
- a CDS encoding class I SAM-dependent methyltransferase; the protein is MAHDHDDTHQHGHGHGHGHGHHHHDDIDWAAMGPMLERQAELAAPQNREIAAWLRDWQPEPSLIADVGGGSGSISFLLAEVFPKAAVITVDPAEPLLERARERAAREGLTDRVSTRRAELPEGIGELPPADLLWIGRALHHVGDQQAALAALADRLAPGGALALLEGGLNPRSLPRDIGFGRPGLQTRFDLADEKWFTQMRADLPGAKSVTEDWPALLTEAGLRHVGTRSFLLDLPAPLPADARTHLIGELTRRREMHADTLDAGDLATVDRLLDENDDQSLHHRPDVFLLSVQTVHVGVKG